A stretch of Shewanella dokdonensis DNA encodes these proteins:
- a CDS encoding ABC transporter permease: MLSYYLQLAWLSVRRTPVMSLLMILTLAVGVAVSMTMLTLQHVMSANGLAAKNDTLYALQIDNASAGDSGATSSNKLSNGLPFLLSYRTVTALLRSGIPPHQAAMHRWAAALSLDNNQVRPSKELVRVTSRDFFALFGVPFLYGQVWDNSADNDARYQVVIDRTMNQRLFNGENSVGRSLQLDGRPYQVIGVVEDFNPKPSVQDLTQGAFGGMPVSIYPLAYIGHCG, translated from the coding sequence ATGCTGAGTTACTACCTGCAATTGGCTTGGCTCTCGGTGCGGCGCACCCCGGTGATGTCATTGCTGATGATCCTCACATTAGCGGTAGGCGTGGCAGTCTCCATGACCATGCTGACCTTGCAACACGTGATGTCCGCTAATGGCCTGGCTGCCAAAAACGATACCCTGTATGCCTTGCAGATTGATAATGCCTCGGCGGGGGACAGTGGCGCTACCAGCAGCAATAAGCTGAGCAACGGTTTGCCCTTCCTGCTGTCTTACCGCACTGTCACTGCTTTATTACGTTCAGGTATTCCGCCACATCAGGCGGCTATGCATCGTTGGGCGGCAGCATTGTCACTGGATAACAATCAGGTCCGGCCTAGCAAAGAACTGGTGCGGGTCACCAGTCGCGATTTCTTTGCGCTGTTTGGCGTGCCATTTCTCTATGGGCAAGTGTGGGATAACAGTGCCGATAACGATGCTCGTTATCAGGTGGTGATTGACCGCACCATGAACCAGCGCTTGTTTAATGGTGAAAATTCAGTTGGCCGCAGTTTGCAACTGGATGGTCGTCCTTACCAGGTGATTGGCGTGGTTGAGGATTTCAATCCAAAGCCCTCGGTGCAGGATCTGACGCAGGGTGCCTTTGGGGGAATGCCAGTATCTATCTACCCTTTGGCTTACATCGGGCATTGCGGATGA
- a CDS encoding ABC transporter permease has translation MMPYGNMTYSSSHPRPQQDGPLTPEQQYERILQERYFWLQYWVELPDADTKNAFVSYLHNYFDEQRKSDFFERDFKYALSTPSQWLALNQVVSNDTRVMTWLALVFLAVCIINTIALLLAKLLKQAPETGIRRALGASRSAIFIQNLVESGVIGGLGGLLGIALSQLGLGLIRMLVSREEAAVVYSDGLTLLLTIALAVLASLIAGCYPAWRISTTSPAYYLKNQ, from the coding sequence ATGATGCCTTATGGCAATATGACCTATTCATCCAGTCACCCACGACCACAGCAAGATGGCCCTTTAACGCCTGAGCAGCAGTACGAGCGCATCCTACAGGAGCGTTATTTCTGGTTGCAGTATTGGGTGGAATTACCAGACGCCGACACTAAGAATGCGTTTGTCAGTTATTTGCATAACTATTTTGATGAGCAGCGCAAAAGTGACTTTTTTGAGCGCGACTTTAAGTATGCGCTGTCTACGCCATCGCAATGGCTGGCGTTGAATCAGGTGGTTAGCAACGATACCCGGGTGATGACCTGGCTGGCATTGGTCTTTCTGGCGGTGTGTATTATCAACACCATCGCATTACTGTTAGCCAAACTACTAAAGCAGGCTCCAGAAACCGGCATACGTCGTGCTTTAGGGGCCAGCCGCAGTGCCATTTTTATTCAAAATCTGGTGGAAAGCGGTGTTATCGGTGGGCTTGGGGGCTTGTTAGGGATCGCACTGAGTCAGCTCGGCTTGGGGCTGATCCGCATGTTGGTTAGCCGTGAGGAAGCCGCAGTCGTTTACAGTGATGGTCTGACATTGTTGTTAACCATTGCACTGGCTGTACTGGCCAGCTTGATTGCCGGTTGTTACCCCGCTTGGCGTATCAGCACCACGTCTCCGGCTTACTACCTGAAAAATCAATAG